In the genome of Segatella copri, one region contains:
- a CDS encoding acyltransferase family protein, translated as MNWKIKDIELANISRFRGELMGAAMLFIILFHVALPREDAFYGLRRMGNVGVDMFLFLSGIGLWFSWMKTPSARHFFIRRYLRIYPTWLIIACLFYIPGFHGGSTWNWINLFGEITINWGFWLHDELNFWYIPATMMLYLFAPAYMELIKRHPIYRWLPVVMIMWCILVQYVTPIHHAVGHLEIFWSRVPIFFIGINMGEMVRQKQTLDGASIWMIWLMFLMTLMASIFLEQEKHGMFPLFLERMLYIPLTITSILLLNRIFRRTPHWFNRSFMLVGALSLECYLIHIHFVLKYIEPHHWGYWPTFFACIGITLPAAWILSKIAGWISRELSKIIK; from the coding sequence ATGAATTGGAAGATTAAAGACATAGAACTGGCGAATATCAGCAGATTTCGCGGAGAATTGATGGGAGCGGCGATGCTCTTCATCATCCTCTTTCATGTGGCATTGCCTAGGGAAGACGCCTTCTACGGACTCCGAAGGATGGGCAATGTAGGAGTAGATATGTTCTTATTCCTCAGCGGAATAGGACTGTGGTTCTCGTGGATGAAAACTCCTTCGGCAAGGCATTTCTTCATCCGCCGCTATCTGCGCATCTATCCCACCTGGCTCATCATCGCCTGTCTTTTCTATATTCCTGGCTTTCACGGCGGAAGCACCTGGAATTGGATCAATCTCTTTGGCGAGATAACCATCAACTGGGGATTCTGGCTGCACGACGAGCTTAACTTCTGGTATATTCCTGCCACGATGATGCTCTATCTCTTTGCCCCTGCCTACATGGAACTCATCAAACGGCATCCTATCTACCGATGGCTGCCGGTGGTGATGATTATGTGGTGCATCCTGGTACAATACGTTACGCCCATCCATCATGCCGTAGGACATCTTGAAATATTCTGGAGTCGTGTACCTATCTTCTTCATCGGCATTAACATGGGAGAGATGGTGCGACAGAAACAGACGCTGGATGGTGCATCGATATGGATGATATGGCTCATGTTCCTGATGACCCTGATGGCAAGCATCTTCCTGGAGCAGGAGAAACACGGCATGTTTCCACTCTTTCTGGAGCGCATGCTCTACATCCCGCTCACCATCACCAGCATCCTGCTGCTCAACCGTATCTTCCGCCGCACTCCCCATTGGTTCAACCGAAGCTTTATGCTTGTAGGAGCACTCAGTCTGGAATGTTATCTTATCCATATCCACTTTGTACTCAAATACATAGAGCCTCATCATTGGGGCTATTGGCCTACCTTCTTTGCCTGCATAGGCATCACTCTGCCTGCAGCATGGATACTGAGTAAGATAGCAGGATGGATTTCCAGAGAATTATCTAAGATTATCAAATAA
- a CDS encoding decaprenyl-phosphate phosphoribosyltransferase, whose translation MNENKTKDSKGFAALMRLIRPKQWIKNMFIFVPLFFGGALFHTDALLAGLITFIAYSFAASSIYCFNDIYDVEADRRHPVKCHRPIASGAVSVKQAYGLMFLMFALSMGACSLLDSWKTMGVIAFYWLLNLCYCAKLKQYAIIDVCIVAFGFVLRLLAGGIATQIVLSKWIVLMTFLITLFMSFAKRRDDVLRMEKTGEAPRKNTSRYNLTFINQAITITASVTLVCYIMYTVSPEVIENFHTEYLYLTSVFVLVGLLRYIQIAVVDQKSGDPTKIILRDRITQFIVLAWLLSFLFLIYIE comes from the coding sequence ATGAACGAGAATAAAACAAAAGATAGTAAAGGTTTTGCTGCCTTGATGCGACTGATTCGCCCCAAGCAGTGGATTAAGAACATGTTTATCTTCGTGCCACTTTTCTTTGGTGGTGCCCTATTTCATACCGATGCCTTGCTGGCTGGCTTGATTACCTTCATAGCCTATAGCTTTGCTGCATCGAGCATCTATTGCTTCAACGACATCTATGATGTGGAGGCAGACCGCCGCCATCCCGTGAAATGCCATCGTCCGATAGCATCGGGAGCGGTGAGCGTAAAACAGGCATACGGACTGATGTTCCTGATGTTTGCCCTCTCGATGGGAGCGTGCAGTTTGCTCGATTCATGGAAAACAATGGGCGTCATTGCCTTCTATTGGCTTTTAAATCTCTGCTATTGCGCCAAGCTCAAGCAGTATGCCATCATCGATGTATGCATCGTAGCCTTCGGTTTCGTGCTCCGTCTGTTGGCTGGTGGTATAGCCACCCAAATCGTTCTGAGTAAATGGATTGTGTTGATGACTTTCCTTATCACCCTCTTCATGAGTTTTGCCAAGCGCCGCGATGACGTCTTGCGAATGGAGAAGACGGGCGAGGCACCTCGCAAGAATACCAGCAGATATAACCTCACATTCATCAATCAGGCGATAACCATCACCGCCTCAGTTACCCTGGTATGCTACATCATGTACACCGTGAGCCCAGAGGTTATCGAGAATTTCCACACAGAATACCTCTATCTTACCAGTGTCTTCGTATTGGTAGGCTTGCTGCGCTACATCCAGATAGCCGTGGTTGACCAGAAAAGTGGCGACCCTACGAAGATTATTCTGCGAGACAGAATCACCCAGTTTATCGTCCTCGCCTGGCTACTTTCATTCCTCTTCCTTATCTATATAGAATAA
- a CDS encoding GtrA family protein: MNIKNKINNMDDSKREKLGEVIRFGIVGGLATVLQYGIYLAIMPVLSHFIPQLGDHTLATAANTIAYVVSFIFNFIASTRYTFKVKANAKRGAGFTLSHVVNYSMQTICLNLFVGLGLAKQWAMIPTLCICIPVNFLLVRFFLKK; this comes from the coding sequence ATGAATATCAAGAACAAGATAAACAACATGGATGACTCCAAACGAGAGAAGTTGGGCGAAGTCATCAGATTCGGCATTGTAGGCGGACTAGCCACAGTGCTGCAATATGGCATCTACCTGGCCATCATGCCAGTGTTGAGCCATTTCATTCCACAATTGGGCGACCATACTCTGGCTACTGCCGCCAACACCATCGCCTATGTCGTGAGTTTCATCTTCAACTTCATCGCCAGTACCCGCTATACATTTAAGGTGAAAGCGAATGCCAAACGAGGAGCAGGATTCACACTCTCGCATGTCGTCAACTATTCGATGCAGACCATCTGCCTTAACCTCTTTGTTGGTCTGGGGCTAGCTAAACAATGGGCGATGATTCCAACGCTCTGCATCTGCATTCCTGTAAACTTCTTATTGGTAAGATTTTTCTTAAAGAAATAG
- a CDS encoding acyltransferase family protein: protein MKRNTDLDLIRAILIILMILIHIVSFGNTYPHLKAGILSFMMPTFLIITGYLVNIEKTGRQMRNYLKCLALPYVIMVTGFSVLSYYMPVRDGITELSLSQIGEKIFITSIGPYWFIQTMIICGTLYYFSFRGRNWNDLHKNYTKRDTYASLFVFALTLLLISETPALSASAAAYYFIGVVIRQSKTEWSKLFRHEFFAIFLWIYLLYRDDWYDWGNLAIVFSCWCCISCLLFLQHLLDIPERFKDFSPMIEKVAKVTNRIKDTLLYIGRNTLPIYLFHPIFTMAAKFYHPLFAWDPSEISFAAVTVILAIIGSLLIAKVMEKTKLAYLFGKGKLLR, encoded by the coding sequence ATGAAAAGAAATACAGACCTCGACTTGATACGAGCCATCCTCATCATTCTCATGATATTGATTCATATTGTGAGTTTCGGCAATACATACCCACATCTGAAGGCTGGCATTCTCTCGTTTATGATGCCTACCTTCCTCATCATCACGGGTTATCTTGTCAATATCGAGAAAACCGGAAGACAGATGAGAAACTATCTGAAATGTCTCGCCCTGCCCTATGTCATCATGGTGACAGGATTCTCAGTCCTCTCCTATTATATGCCGGTGAGAGATGGCATCACAGAGCTCTCCCTCTCCCAGATAGGCGAGAAAATCTTCATCACTTCCATCGGGCCCTATTGGTTTATCCAAACTATGATTATCTGCGGAACCCTCTATTACTTCAGCTTCCGTGGAAGGAATTGGAATGATTTACACAAGAATTATACAAAAAGAGATACCTATGCCAGCCTTTTCGTCTTCGCACTTACGCTGCTCCTGATATCAGAAACTCCAGCCCTATCGGCAAGTGCGGCTGCCTATTATTTCATCGGTGTAGTTATCCGACAGAGCAAGACGGAGTGGAGCAAGCTGTTCCGCCACGAATTCTTCGCCATTTTCCTGTGGATTTATCTGCTCTACCGCGATGACTGGTACGACTGGGGCAACCTGGCCATCGTCTTCTCCTGCTGGTGCTGTATCAGTTGCCTGCTGTTCCTGCAACACCTGCTCGATATTCCAGAACGCTTCAAGGATTTCAGTCCCATGATAGAAAAAGTGGCAAAGGTGACCAACAGAATCAAGGACACCTTATTATATATAGGGCGCAACACGCTGCCTATCTATCTCTTCCACCCCATCTTTACGATGGCTGCGAAGTTCTATCATCCCCTCTTTGCCTGGGATCCGAGCGAGATTTCGTTTGCTGCCGTCACCGTTATCCTTGCCATTATAGGCAGTCTGCTCATCGCCAAGGTGATGGAGAAGACCAAACTGGCTTATCTCTTCGGAAAAGGGAAATTATTAAGATAA
- a CDS encoding beta-1,6-N-acetylglucosaminyltransferase, with the protein MKHAFLIMAHGSLPLLRVLLSMLDDERNDIFLHIDRKSNMLDGAEPLALSKARLFVLKQRVDVRWGNLSQIKAEYVLFEEALKHGPYAYYHLLSGQDLPIKSQDYIHQFFDEHQGKEFVGINHGAEFEWDCRRKMMRYWLFTSFTRSKYGALNAITKRLNKYLSMLLMPFLHRPKMDFAKGANWVSITQACVEYVVSQKPFVLKRFNYTFCPDEFFLQTLVWNHPAFRAALYSEKDEYEGCMRLIDWKRGNPYVWTLADKEELKQSNRLFARKFDMKHEDIIHWIKASFG; encoded by the coding sequence ATGAAACATGCTTTCCTGATAATGGCTCATGGCAGCTTGCCGCTTCTTAGGGTATTGCTGTCGATGCTCGATGATGAGCGAAATGATATATTTCTGCATATCGACCGGAAATCGAATATGCTTGATGGTGCCGAACCGCTGGCTCTTTCCAAGGCCCGCCTCTTTGTTTTGAAACAGAGGGTAGATGTGCGTTGGGGAAATCTGAGTCAGATTAAGGCGGAGTATGTGCTTTTCGAGGAGGCTTTGAAGCATGGACCTTATGCCTACTACCATCTGCTGAGTGGACAGGATTTGCCTATTAAATCGCAGGATTACATTCATCAGTTCTTCGATGAGCATCAGGGTAAGGAGTTTGTGGGCATTAATCATGGTGCGGAATTTGAATGGGATTGCCGCAGGAAGATGATGCGCTATTGGCTCTTTACGAGTTTTACCCGTTCGAAGTATGGGGCATTGAATGCCATCACCAAGCGACTCAACAAATATCTTTCCATGTTGCTTATGCCTTTCCTGCATCGCCCAAAGATGGATTTTGCCAAAGGTGCCAACTGGGTGAGCATCACGCAGGCATGCGTGGAGTATGTGGTGAGCCAGAAGCCGTTTGTGTTGAAGAGATTCAATTACACATTCTGTCCTGATGAATTCTTCTTACAAACCCTGGTGTGGAACCATCCTGCCTTCAGAGCCGCCTTGTACTCAGAAAAAGATGAATACGAAGGCTGCATGCGACTCATTGATTGGAAACGAGGGAATCCATACGTCTGGACCTTAGCAGACAAAGAGGAGTTGAAGCAAAGCAACCGCCTCTTTGCCCGTAAGTTTGATATGAAGCATGAGGATATCATCCATTGGATCAAGGCTTCTTTTGGATAA
- a CDS encoding HAD family hydrolase gives MKKKLYCFDFDGTLTTSDTLLEFIKYAKGKGRFLMVFLMYSPLLVLMKLHLYPNWKAKQQIFAHLFAGMRIEKFDALCRGFAEENQHLLRPKGITLVHEALVAGAKVFIVSASIDNWVRPFFEIRNLKGIQVLGTQIEVVDGKLTGYFKSNNCYGKEKVNRITEALVSSQASHSESAKSFERSEYEIEAFGDSRGDKEMLAFADKGHFKPFRE, from the coding sequence ATGAAGAAGAAATTATATTGTTTCGATTTCGACGGAACCCTCACCACGAGCGATACATTGCTTGAATTCATCAAGTATGCCAAGGGAAAGGGACGCTTTCTGATGGTATTCCTGATGTATAGCCCCTTACTGGTGCTGATGAAGCTGCACCTTTATCCTAACTGGAAGGCAAAACAGCAGATTTTCGCCCATCTCTTCGCCGGAATGCGCATCGAGAAATTTGATGCGCTCTGCCGTGGTTTTGCCGAAGAGAATCAGCATCTGCTCCGTCCCAAAGGTATTACTTTGGTACATGAAGCATTGGTTGCAGGGGCAAAAGTATTCATTGTCAGCGCCAGCATCGACAACTGGGTACGCCCTTTCTTTGAGATCCGCAACCTGAAAGGCATCCAGGTTTTGGGTACTCAGATAGAGGTAGTAGATGGCAAACTTACAGGCTATTTCAAGTCGAACAATTGCTACGGCAAGGAGAAGGTGAACCGCATTACAGAGGCACTAGTCTCTTCGCAAGCATCACATTCTGAATCTGCAAAATCTTTCGAGCGTTCTGAATATGAGATAGAAGCCTTTGGAGATAGTCGTGGCGACAAAGAGATGCTTGCCTTCGCCGACAAGGGACACTTCAAACCATTCAGAGAATAA
- a CDS encoding DUF6080 domain-containing protein, with translation MKKVFDIFRIKREERGAALVALIIACALNALTIIKYYAQFSQITDSYHKLFVKTFHVAGFDPLTYSIVSHWDTEYNVYRHPLLAFFMYIPNQINQACIELTGTNGVQLIVGAILVFCAFYSFIFLYRIFREVIGTERFDANLLSAFYFSFAYVMVSAMVPDHFIMSMTILLCTLYITGVCIKKGRKLTIWQTILLFVFTAGVSLNNGLKTYLAALFTNGRKFFGIKYFLLGVILPAALMWGFARWEYRTFVWPKEMARHEAKMKKNKEATAKIYQQYRDTAQVKDSAKVEAAVKKIIKDKAHAKYVRDHKQIWNKNTGKPIAKGEFMNWTDKTTSRGETLVENFFGEGIMLHQKNLLGDVLRNRPVIVKYQSPVNYVVEACIVLLFVLGILAGRKSKFLWLTMTFFLLDAALHIGLGFGINEVYIMTAHYMYALPIAIAFLALKAKEKSIKWGFRGLMIAITLYLWISNGYLLVSYMLG, from the coding sequence ATGAAAAAGGTATTCGATATTTTTAGAATCAAGCGAGAGGAAAGAGGAGCGGCACTCGTGGCACTTATCATAGCATGTGCCCTCAACGCCCTGACTATCATCAAGTACTACGCTCAATTCTCGCAAATCACAGATAGCTATCATAAGCTTTTCGTCAAAACCTTCCATGTGGCAGGTTTCGACCCACTTACCTACAGCATTGTATCTCACTGGGACACAGAATACAATGTATATCGCCACCCGCTGCTGGCGTTCTTCATGTATATTCCCAACCAAATCAACCAAGCGTGTATAGAACTCACGGGAACAAATGGTGTCCAGTTGATTGTGGGAGCCATTCTGGTATTCTGTGCCTTCTATTCATTCATCTTCCTTTACAGGATATTCAGAGAAGTAATTGGTACCGAGCGCTTTGATGCCAACCTACTCTCTGCGTTCTATTTTTCATTTGCCTATGTGATGGTTTCGGCGATGGTACCCGACCATTTCATCATGTCGATGACGATATTGCTCTGTACGCTCTATATCACAGGCGTCTGCATCAAGAAAGGCAGAAAGCTCACCATCTGGCAAACCATCCTGCTCTTCGTATTTACCGCAGGTGTTTCACTCAACAATGGTTTGAAAACCTATCTTGCTGCTCTCTTCACCAACGGCAGGAAGTTTTTCGGAATCAAATACTTCCTGCTAGGCGTCATCCTGCCAGCTGCCCTCATGTGGGGCTTTGCAAGATGGGAATACCGTACCTTCGTATGGCCTAAGGAGATGGCCCGGCATGAGGCTAAGATGAAGAAAAACAAGGAAGCCACAGCCAAGATTTACCAACAGTATCGGGATACTGCTCAGGTAAAAGACTCGGCAAAGGTAGAAGCAGCCGTCAAGAAAATCATCAAAGACAAAGCACACGCCAAATATGTGCGCGACCATAAACAGATATGGAACAAGAACACAGGCAAGCCTATCGCCAAGGGCGAATTCATGAACTGGACCGATAAAACAACCTCCAGAGGCGAAACCCTGGTAGAGAATTTCTTCGGCGAAGGCATCATGCTGCACCAGAAGAACCTCCTGGGCGACGTATTACGCAACCGTCCGGTCATCGTGAAATATCAATCGCCCGTCAATTATGTGGTAGAGGCATGCATCGTTCTGCTTTTTGTACTTGGAATCCTTGCCGGAAGGAAGTCTAAGTTCCTATGGCTCACCATGACGTTCTTCCTGCTGGATGCCGCCCTCCACATCGGTTTGGGCTTCGGCATCAACGAGGTTTACATCATGACGGCACACTATATGTATGCCCTTCCTATCGCCATCGCCTTCCTGGCGCTCAAGGCAAAAGAAAAGAGCATCAAATGGGGATTCAGAGGATTGATGATCGCCATCACCCTCTATCTTTGGATAAGCAATGGCTATCTGCTGGTGAGCTACATGCTAGGATAA